From a region of the Streptomyces puniciscabiei genome:
- a CDS encoding acetyl-CoA C-acetyltransferase, which translates to MAEAYIVEAVRTPVGRRGGGLAAVHPADLGAHVLRALMERSGVDPAAVEDVVLGCLDTVGPQAGDIARTCWLAAGLPEEVPGVTVDRQCGSSQQALHFAAQAVLSGTQDLVVAGGVQNMSMIPIAFATRQAAEPLGLTQGPFAGSEGWRARYGDRPVNQFAGAEMIADKWGISRRDMEEFALRSHQRAVRAIDEGRFDRELAPYGEVTRDEGPRRDTTPEKMAALKPVVEGGRLTAAVSSQVSDGASALLIASERAVREHGLTPRARVHHLSVRGEDPIRMLSAPIPATAYALKKAGMTLDDIDLVEINEAFASVVLAWLKETGADPEKVNVNGGAIALGHPLGATGTKLMTTLLHELERTGGRYGLQTMCEGGGQANVTIVERL; encoded by the coding sequence ATGGCCGAGGCATACATCGTCGAAGCGGTTCGCACGCCGGTCGGCAGGCGCGGCGGCGGGCTGGCCGCCGTCCACCCGGCCGATCTCGGCGCCCATGTGCTGAGGGCGCTGATGGAGCGCTCGGGCGTCGACCCAGCCGCCGTCGAGGACGTCGTCCTCGGCTGCCTGGACACCGTCGGCCCGCAGGCCGGCGACATCGCCCGTACCTGCTGGCTGGCCGCCGGGCTGCCCGAGGAGGTGCCGGGGGTGACCGTGGACCGCCAGTGCGGCTCCTCCCAGCAGGCCCTGCACTTCGCCGCGCAGGCGGTGCTCTCCGGCACCCAGGACCTGGTGGTCGCGGGCGGGGTGCAGAACATGTCGATGATCCCGATCGCCTTCGCCACCCGCCAGGCGGCCGAGCCCCTGGGGCTCACCCAGGGCCCCTTCGCCGGCTCCGAGGGCTGGCGGGCCCGCTACGGCGACCGGCCGGTCAACCAGTTCGCCGGCGCCGAGATGATCGCCGACAAGTGGGGCATCTCCCGCCGGGACATGGAGGAGTTCGCGCTCCGCTCCCACCAACGGGCCGTCCGCGCCATCGACGAGGGCCGCTTCGACCGCGAACTCGCCCCCTACGGGGAGGTGACCCGCGACGAGGGGCCCCGCCGCGACACCACGCCGGAGAAGATGGCGGCGCTGAAGCCGGTGGTCGAGGGCGGCCGGCTGACGGCCGCCGTCTCCTCCCAGGTCTCCGACGGCGCCTCCGCCCTGCTGATCGCGAGTGAACGAGCCGTGCGGGAACATGGTCTGACGCCCCGCGCCCGCGTCCACCATCTCTCGGTGCGCGGCGAGGACCCCATCCGGATGCTGTCCGCGCCGATCCCGGCCACCGCGTACGCTCTGAAGAAGGCCGGGATGACCCTCGATGACATCGACCTCGTGGAGATCAACGAGGCCTTCGCCTCCGTGGTGCTCGCCTGGCTGAAGGAGACCGGCGCGGATCCGGAGAAGGTCAACGTCAACGGCGGCGCCATCGCCCTCGGCCACCCGCTGGGCGCCACCGGCACCAAGCTCATGACCACGCTGCTGCACGAGCTGGAGCGCACCGGCGGACGCTACGGCCTGCAGACCATGTGCGAGGGCGGCGGCCAGGCCAACGTCACCATCGTCGAGCGGCTCTGA
- a CDS encoding NAD(P)H-dependent flavin oxidoreductase, whose protein sequence is MATPLTELVGVRHPIVQTGMGWVAGPRLVSATARAGALGILASATMTTEQLRAAVREVKSRTDAPFGVNLRADASDAAERVRIIIEEGVRVASFALAPSRELIARLKDAGVVVIPSIGARRHAEKVAAWGADAVVVQGGEGGGHTGKVATTVLLPQVVDAVGIPVVAAGGFHDGRGLVAALAYGAAGIAMGTRFLLTSDSTVPDAVKARYLAATVDDVTVTTRVDGLPHRMLRTELVDSLERSGRATALLRAVRHAASFKALSGTSWARMVRDGLAMRHGKELTWSQVLLAANTPMLLRASMVEGRTDLGVMASGQVAGLIHDLPSCAGLVDRIMTEAGAVLRGLPSAE, encoded by the coding sequence ATCGCCACCCCGCTGACCGAGCTCGTCGGGGTACGGCACCCGATCGTGCAGACCGGCATGGGATGGGTGGCCGGTCCCCGTCTGGTGTCGGCCACCGCCCGGGCCGGCGCCCTCGGGATCCTCGCCTCGGCCACCATGACGACGGAGCAGTTGCGCGCGGCCGTCCGTGAGGTCAAGTCCCGTACCGACGCGCCCTTCGGGGTCAATCTGCGGGCCGACGCCTCGGACGCGGCCGAACGGGTGCGGATCATCATCGAGGAGGGGGTGCGGGTCGCCTCGTTCGCGCTCGCGCCCTCCCGGGAGCTGATCGCCCGGCTGAAGGACGCCGGCGTGGTGGTCATCCCGTCCATCGGGGCCCGGCGGCACGCGGAGAAGGTCGCCGCGTGGGGCGCCGACGCGGTGGTGGTGCAGGGCGGGGAGGGCGGCGGGCACACCGGGAAGGTCGCCACCACGGTCCTGCTTCCCCAGGTGGTCGACGCGGTCGGCATCCCGGTCGTCGCGGCCGGCGGTTTCCACGACGGCCGCGGCCTGGTCGCCGCCCTCGCCTACGGTGCCGCGGGGATCGCCATGGGCACCCGCTTCCTGCTCACCTCCGACAGCACCGTCCCCGACGCGGTCAAGGCCCGGTACCTGGCGGCCACGGTGGACGACGTGACCGTCACGACCAGGGTCGACGGGCTCCCCCACCGGATGCTGCGCACCGAACTGGTCGACTCCCTGGAACGCTCGGGCCGGGCGACGGCGCTGCTGCGCGCCGTACGTCACGCGGCGTCCTTCAAAGCGCTGTCCGGCACGAGCTGGGCGCGGATGGTCCGGGACGGCCTGGCCATGCGGCACGGCAAGGAGCTGACCTGGAGTCAGGTCCTGCTGGCCGCCAACACCCCCATGCTGCTGAGGGCGTCGATGGTCGAGGGCCGGACCGACCTCGGTGTGATGGCCTCCGGGCAGGTCGCCGGTCTGATCCACGACCTGCCGTCCTGCGCCGGGCTCGTGGACCGGATCATGACGGAGGCCGGGGCCGTCCTCCGCGGGCTGCCGTCGGCCGAGTAG
- a CDS encoding CoA-transferase subunit beta, whose amino-acid sequence MSDRRTATRATRAEYCVVACAEAWRGAGEVLASPMGTVPTIGARLARLTFSPDLLLTDGEALLIGDVPAVGARPGVVEGWLPFRQHLALVATGRRHVMMGASQLDRYGNQNISCIGDWARPTRQLLGVRGAPANTLNNPTSYWVPRHSTRVFVERVDMVCGVGYDRAAAAGPAASRYHHIADVVSDLGVFDFRTPERTMRLRSLHPGVTVEQVVEATGFPLTVPDEVPYTREPTDAELRLIREVIDPGALRDREVPA is encoded by the coding sequence ATGAGTGACCGCCGTACGGCGACGAGGGCGACGCGCGCCGAGTACTGCGTGGTGGCCTGCGCCGAGGCCTGGCGTGGCGCGGGCGAGGTGCTGGCGAGCCCGATGGGGACCGTCCCGACGATCGGTGCCCGGCTGGCGAGGCTCACCTTCTCCCCCGACCTGCTGCTGACCGACGGCGAGGCACTGCTGATCGGTGACGTCCCGGCGGTCGGCGCCCGGCCCGGGGTGGTCGAGGGCTGGCTGCCCTTCCGGCAGCACCTGGCCCTGGTCGCGACCGGGCGGCGGCACGTGATGATGGGCGCGAGCCAGCTCGACCGGTACGGCAACCAGAACATCTCCTGCATCGGCGACTGGGCCAGGCCCACCCGGCAGTTGCTGGGTGTGCGCGGCGCTCCCGCCAACACCCTGAACAATCCGACCAGTTACTGGGTGCCGCGGCACTCGACGCGGGTGTTCGTCGAGCGGGTGGACATGGTGTGCGGCGTGGGCTACGACCGTGCCGCGGCGGCCGGTCCCGCCGCGTCCCGGTACCACCACATCGCGGACGTCGTCAGCGACCTGGGCGTCTTCGACTTCCGGACGCCCGAGCGGACGATGCGGCTGCGCTCGCTGCACCCGGGGGTCACGGTCGAGCAGGTCGTCGAGGCCACCGGCTTCCCGCTGACGGTCCCGGACGAGGTGCCGTACACCCGCGAACCCACGGACGCGGAGCTGCGGCTGATCCGCGAGGTCATCGACCCGGGGGCGCTGCGCGACCGCGAGGTGCCCGCGTGA
- a CDS encoding CoA transferase subunit A translates to MSRDKTMTVEEVVGRLDSGMTIGIGGWGSRRKPMALVRALLRSDLTDLTVVSCGGPDVGLLAAAGKIRTLVAAFATLDSIPLEPHFTAARQRGAPELVELDEAMVMWGLTAAAHRLPFLPVRAGLGSDVMTVNPRLRTVRSPYEDGEELVAVPALRLDAALVHLNRADVHGNAQYLGPDPYFDDLFCEAADAAYVSCERIVDSADLLKDAGPQTLLVKRAFVTGVVETPNGAHFTSCVPDHDRDEAFQRAYARAARDPQAWRAFAERFLSGDEDAYQAAVTAFHEEAPHE, encoded by the coding sequence ATGAGCAGGGACAAGACGATGACCGTCGAGGAGGTCGTCGGCCGGCTGGACAGCGGCATGACGATCGGCATCGGCGGCTGGGGTTCGCGGCGCAAGCCGATGGCACTGGTGCGGGCGCTGCTGCGCTCGGACCTCACCGACCTGACCGTCGTCTCCTGCGGCGGCCCGGACGTCGGCCTGCTCGCGGCGGCGGGAAAGATCCGCACGCTGGTCGCGGCCTTCGCCACCCTCGACTCCATCCCCCTGGAGCCGCACTTCACGGCGGCCCGGCAGCGGGGCGCGCCGGAGCTGGTGGAACTGGACGAGGCCATGGTCATGTGGGGGCTCACCGCGGCCGCGCACCGGCTGCCCTTCCTGCCGGTCCGGGCCGGTCTCGGATCCGACGTGATGACGGTCAACCCCCGGCTGCGGACGGTGCGTTCGCCGTACGAGGACGGCGAGGAACTCGTCGCCGTACCCGCCCTGCGCCTGGACGCGGCGCTGGTGCACCTCAACCGGGCGGACGTGCACGGCAACGCCCAGTACCTGGGCCCGGATCCCTACTTCGACGACCTGTTCTGCGAGGCCGCCGACGCCGCCTACGTCTCCTGCGAGCGGATCGTGGACAGCGCCGACCTGCTCAAGGACGCCGGGCCGCAGACCCTGCTGGTCAAGCGCGCGTTCGTGACCGGCGTCGTGGAGACACCGAACGGCGCCCACTTCACCTCCTGCGTCCCCGACCACGACCGTGACGAGGCGTTCCAGCGGGCCTACGCACGGGCGGCCCGGGACCCGCAGGCCTGGCGGGCCTTCGCCGAGCGGTTCCTGTCCGGCGACGAGGACGCGTACCAGGCCGCGGTGACGGCGTTCCACGAGGAGGCCCCACATGAGTGA
- a CDS encoding enoyl-CoA hydratase family protein — MGVSTSAPEDGVAVVTVDFPPVNALPVRGWSDLAAAVRAAGADRKVRCVVLAAEGRGFNAGVDIKEMQRTAGHTALVGANRGCYDAFAAVYDCEVPVVAAVQGFCLGGGIGLVGNADAIVAADDAVFGLPELDRGALGAATHLARLVPQHLMRALYYTSRTVTAEELHRHGSVWRVVPRAQLREAAGELAREIAAKDGSLIRLAKAAINGIDPVDVRRSYRFEQGFTFEANLTGVADRVRDTFGEARESVGTDQEQRS; from the coding sequence ATGGGTGTCTCCACCTCCGCCCCCGAAGACGGGGTCGCCGTCGTCACCGTGGACTTCCCGCCGGTCAACGCCCTTCCCGTGCGGGGCTGGTCCGACCTGGCCGCCGCCGTGCGCGCCGCCGGCGCCGACCGGAAGGTCCGGTGCGTGGTGCTCGCCGCCGAGGGCCGCGGCTTCAACGCCGGCGTCGACATCAAGGAGATGCAGCGCACGGCCGGGCACACGGCCCTCGTCGGTGCCAACCGCGGTTGCTACGACGCGTTCGCCGCGGTGTACGACTGCGAGGTCCCGGTGGTCGCCGCCGTACAGGGCTTCTGTCTGGGCGGCGGTATCGGGCTGGTGGGAAACGCCGACGCGATCGTCGCCGCCGACGACGCGGTCTTCGGCCTGCCCGAACTGGACCGGGGCGCCCTGGGCGCGGCCACCCATCTCGCCCGGCTGGTGCCCCAGCACCTGATGCGGGCCCTGTACTACACCTCGCGCACCGTCACCGCCGAGGAGCTGCACCGGCACGGCTCGGTGTGGCGGGTGGTCCCGCGTGCCCAACTCCGCGAGGCGGCGGGGGAGTTGGCACGGGAGATCGCCGCCAAGGACGGGTCCCTGATCCGCCTGGCCAAGGCTGCGATCAACGGCATCGACCCGGTCGACGTGCGCCGCAGCTACCGCTTCGAGCAGGGCTTCACCTTCGAGGCCAACCTCACCGGCGTCGCCGACCGCGTCCGCGACACCTTCGGCGAGGCCCGGGAGTCCGTCGGCACGGACCAGGAGCAGCGGTCATGA